Below is a window of Dietzia timorensis DNA.
TGCCGCCGGCGAACCTGAGGCGGCGGTTGTCCCGGGCGATCACACGGCGAGCGATCCTCGCCGTCACGGGGGACGACGGGATGTCGACCACCGAATATGCGATCGGCACCCTGTCGGCCGCGGCCTTCGCCGCGTTGCTTTACGTGATCGTCAGCGGGGACACCGTCTCCGGGGCGCTCGAGGACCTGTTCGAGCGGGCGCTCAACACGTCCGTCGGGTAAAGGCGCTCGCGCCCGATGCGGGCATGGTCACGACCGAGGCGGCGATCGCGCTCGGTTCGGTCGTGGCCGTGCTCACCATGGCGGTCGGCGGGTTCGCCGCGCTGCTCACACAGATCGCCGCCGTCGACGCGGCGCGCGAGGCAGCAAGAGTGGCGGCGGTGTCCGGGGTCGATGCTGGTGCCGATGCCGGCGTGGCCTCGCTCGGCGCGAAACCAGGCGAGGTGACGGTCGACTTCAATGGCACGTCTATGACCGCGATCGTGCGCGTCGACGCTCCCGGCCTGCCGAACTGGGCCGGGATCGAGCTCAGCGCCGAAGCCGTGTCCCGCGCGGAGATGGGGGTGGGCGGATGAGACGAGAGCCTGCGACCCGAGATGCAGGGGTCATGACGACGTGGGCCGCGATCGCCTGTGCGGCGCTACTTATCGCCTTCGTCGGCCTCGCACACATCGGTGCCGCGGTCGTGGCCAGGCACCGGGCCCAGTCGGCGGCGGACCTTGCCGCGCTGGCCGGGGCGACCGCGCTGCGCGACGGATTCTCGGCGTGCGATGCAGGCGGTGAGCTCGCGACCCGCAACGGCGGCGTACTCGCCGAGTGCCGGGAGGAGGGCGGCGGAGACGTCTACATAGAAGTAGAGGTCCCGGTGTTGTCGGCGTCGGCGACCGCATGCGCCAGGGCAGGCCCGTGGGAAGGGCCCACGGGATGACGGCGGCGGTGTGGGTCGCGCTGGCGGTCGGTATCGCGAGTGCCGTGATCAACACCGTGTCGGTTTGGTTCGTGTTCCGCACGTCTAGGCTGGCTCAGTTTCGCGAAAACTCCGACCGCGCATGGCGCCGCGCGACGTGGATGGTTCAGTTACTCGAATCTCCGGACGCGGACGTTGCAGACGGCGGCCTTACCGTCCTGTCCGTTCTCGGTGAAGAATATGCGCACGGGCCCCGGCACGACGTTGACCAGGAAGATCGCATGCTCGTCGGCGCTCTTTTGAATAACTTGCTCAGCAAGTGGGCTCTTGAGTTTTCCCATCCGCCAGAGGAAGCTTGAAATATGAAAGGACCACGAAATTCGGGGTTCTCAAACGACTTGGAGCAATGATGGTCAGACACAGGCGTTTTCGACGGCGAAGCGTTGTCGACCTGATGACCGAAGATCACGCCCGCGCCTTCGCCCGAATCGTCGTGAAGAACAACGAAATCGATGGTGTGGAAACCGAGCAGTGGGTCAAGGATCTGGCCGAGGGGCGCGAAATTACTCGTCCCATTCTTCGCGAGGCTAGTTCTACCGAGTCCTAACTTAGGCGATATCGAAGATCGTTCCGCGCCCTCGCTACGCAGGTGAGATCTCGCTTTCGACGACCCACTTGTGGTTGGTCATCTCCTTCCCGTCCATTTCGAAATCGACCATGTACACCGTCTCTTCGGTTGACCCCGCGACCGTTCCCTCGGCGCCCTGCATTCCTGACATGTGATCGGCGCCGATGGTCACCGCTGCGCCGTCCGCGACTGGAGCTGCCGGCGGATCGACGAGCTCCTCTTGAACGACCCATTTGTGGTCCTTGACCGGTGCGCCACCATCGGTCGGTGTGTAGTCCACTGCGTACGTCGTGGTGGTGAATGCGCCGGTGATCGTCGCGGAGGCGCCGTCCATGCCGGGCATATGGTCGGTGTGCAGGATGACTTGCGATCCCACCGGGTACTGCGGTTCCGACGCGGGCTCGATGCCCTCCGGGGCGGGGCCGCCGTCCGGAGAATGTTCGTGATCCATGTCCATTTCGGCATGGTCATGCTCGCCGCCGGACGAGTGATCGGCGTGCCCGTCGGCGTGCGCCGGGGTTTCTTCGGTGCCGTGGTGTCCGGCGTGCTCGTCAACTGACTCGTCGGCCGAGCACGCTGAAAGGGCACCAACGGCGAGTATTGCAGCGGCGACAGTGGACAAAACTCGAATCGAGCGCATGGAGATCCTCCTCGGGTGTCGCGATTCACCTAACCCTACACCTTTACCCCCAGGGGGTATCAAGGCTTAGTCGGGAACCGCGTCGCGCAGACAGCCAACGACCTCCTCAAGTAGCCGCACGGCACCCGCCTTGTCCAGGGGATTGTTGCCGTTGCCGCATTTCGGGGACTGCACGCACGAGGGGCAGCCGGACTCGCACTCGCACGAGGAAATCGCCTCGCGCGTCGCCGCGAGCCACATTGCAAGCCGGCGAAAGCCGCGCTCTGCGAAACCCGCCCCGCCCGCGTAGCCGTCGTAGACGAACACCGTGGGCAGTCCGGTATCGGGATGCAGATCCGTCGAGAGCCCGCCGATGTCCCAGCGGTCGCACGTCGCCACCAGTGGCAGTAGGCCGATGGCCGCGTGCTCGGCGGCGTGCAGCGAACCGGGGACGTCGGCCTCCTCGATACCCGCGGTGCGCAACAGCTTCGGGGTCACCGTGTACATCACGGCTTTCGTCACCAGCGTCTGCGGCGGCAGGTCCAGCGGCGCGACCTCGAGGATCTGGCCGTAGCGGTCCCGCCGCTCGAATTCCACGACCTGCGTCGTCACTTCCACCTCGCAGAACGACGCCTGTACGGGACCGGCATCAAGCGTCTCCAGCTCGTCGATCAAGTCGAGCGAGACCTTTTCGCGCGCGCTCGTCGTCCACTCCGGATCCTCCGGGCGCACGATCGCCACATTGTCGACCAGGTCGAGTTCGTCGACTACAAAAGACTCGCCCATGTGCAGGTACAGCGCGCCGGGATGCACCTGGGTGCGGGCGCGTCCGGTATCGATCGACCCGAGGATCCGCCCGTCGGAACCGTCGACGATCGTCACCTGCGCGCCGCCCGTACCGCGAATGTCTACCTCCGGGTGCGGATCGCCCTCGTCGACGCCCGGATACCAGCCGGCGCGGCGCCTGCGCACGAGCCCGCGCTCGGCGAGAGATTCGAGCACGCCCACCGCGTCCCAGGCCTCGGCCTCGGCGTGGGTCATCGGGTACTCGGACACCGCGCAGCGCAGCTGCCCGTCGAGGAGCACGGGGTTCGCCGGATCGGTCACCGTCGCCTCGACCGGCTTGCCGAGCAGCGCCTCGGGGTGATGCACGAGGTAGGTGTCGAGCGGGTCGTCGCGCGCGACGAGTACGACGAGCGAACCCTGCCCGCGCCGCCCGGCGCGGCCCGCCTGCTGCCAGAACGACGCGCGAGTACCGGGGAATCCCGCCGAGATCACGGCGTCGAGACCGGAGATGTCCACCCCGAGCTCCAGCGCCGATGTCGACGCAACGCCCATGAGCGTGCCGTCGCCGAGCGCCTTTTCCAGCGCGCGCCGCTCCGAGGCCAGATAGCCCGCCCGGTAGGCGGCCACCTTTCCCGCGAGCTCGGTCGACTCCGCCGCCGTCAACCCCAGGTCCAGAGGCTCCGAGCCCCATGGGTCGTCGGGGGCGGGCGGACGTGCGGCGTCACCCAGCATTTCTTTGGTGCGCAGAGCCAGCGATTCCGCGCCGGCGCGCGAACGCACGAACGTGATGGTGTGCGCGCCCTGCCGCAACAACGCCGCCATGATCCGCGCCGCATCCGACGCCGCCGCACGCCGAACCGGGGCCCCGCCCTCACCGAGGCTGCCGGGTACGAGTCCCGGTTCCCACAGCGCCACCGTGCGCCCGCCCTGCGGAGAACCGTCATCTGTGACGGCGGAGACGCTGTGCCCCACCAGGCGGGACGCGGCCTCTGCGGGATCGGACGTCGTCGCCGAGGCGAGTACGAAAGTCGGGGAGGCGCCGAGCGAGCGCGCGAGTCGATCGAGCCGCCGCAGGATCAGCGCGACATTCGAACCGAAGACGCCGCGGTAGGAGTGGCACTCGTCGACGATGACATAGGTGAGATTGCGTAGCAGACGCGTCCACGAGCCGTGGCGGCCGAGGATCGACAAGTGCAGCATGTCGGGATTGGTGACGATCCAACGCGAACGCTCGCGAATGAAGCGGCGGGCCTCGGTCGGGGTATCCCCGTCGTAAGTGGATGGCGCGATATCGCGGAGCTCCGGTACCGCGTCGACGAGCGAGACCAGCGATTCGAGCTGATCCCCGCCAAGCGCTTTCGTCGGCGCGAGGTACAGGACCGTGGACCGCGGAGAACGCGCCAGGTCGCTGAGCGCGGGGAGTTGATAGCCCAGCGATTTGCCCGACGCGGTGCCCGTGGAGACGACGACGTGCTCGCCCGCATGCGCCTTCTCGGCGACGGCGACCTGATGCGCATACGGAAGGCTGAGACCGGCGGCCGTGAGATGGTCTCGCAGGCTGGGAAGAACCCACTCCGGCCACTCCCCGAAAGTGGATGTCTGCGGGGGTAGATCGGCGACGAATGTAACGGGATCGGTGTGGCGCGGCGTGGCCACGCGGAGCACGTCGTCGAGCAGCTCGCGACCGAAGGTCGGCGCGGCGCCGCCGGCGCTGCCAGGAGTGTGTTCGTCCTGGTGGGGGAGGGCCGGCGGGGTCATGCGTCCAAGGTTAGCGCGACCGGCGCGCGGTGTGTGAACCCGAATCCGCCGGCCCGCGCGCGGCGCACGGCAGGCCGCGAGGTGGCCCCGAAACGGGGGAATCCGGGCCCGGCGGGGGCGGAACCCAAGTGAACTTCAGGAATTAGGGGTTTCGCTTTGCCAAACTTCATGTTCTACTTAGTTTCGGTCGCAGCTTCTGTGTCGGTACACCCCGCATGCAGGATCTCAAGATGCGGGTAGACGTATGTCGCTGGAGAGTTCTCGAGGGGGTTCTCCGCTTTTCTCGTTACACCTAATTCTGCCCGGCGCGGGAGAACCTAACGCGCGCCGTACATCAAGTTAGACGAAGGATTTAAGATAAGCATGGCACAGGGCACTGTGAAGTGGTTCAACGCTGAAAAGGGCTACGGTTTCATCGCCCCTGAAGACGGCTCCGCTGACGTATTCGTTCACTACTCGGAGATTCAGGGCAACGGCTTCCGCACCCTCGAAGAGAACCAGAGTGTCGAATTCGAAATCGGCACCGGCCAGAAGGGCCCGCAGGCCATGGGCGTTCGCGCGCTCTAAAGGTCTCCACAACTTTCAGTCGAACCGCCCGGCACTTTCGCTTTTGCGAAGGAGCCGGGCGGTTCGCTATTTCCGCACCCGCCCGAATCCGCCCTTCGGGTTCGGCCGACGGATGCGCGCCGCCGGCGATCCGGGCATGCTTGAGGTGTGTGCCTCATCGTTGTCGCCCGCCATGTCCACCCCCGTTTTCCGCTGGTCGTCGCGGCGAACCGCGATGAGGTTTTCGAGCGCGACGCCGCCGGCTTGGATCGCTGGTCGGAAGCGCAGTTCGCCGAGGGGATCGGCGCGACCTTGCCGTCATCCACAAATGGTGTCCCACAACCGATGACGCCGGAGGGCCTTGTCGCCGGGCGGGACCGCACCGCCGGCGGGACGTGGCTCGCGGTCGCGGCCGGCGGGAGATTCTCGGCCGTCACCAACGTTCGCGACGCGAGCGCCCCGCCCACGGCACTGTCCCGGGGACGTCTGCCGCTGCTCGGTGTCGCCGGCGAGATGCCCGCCGACCTCGCACCCTACGGCCCGGCGAACGTGCTGTGGGGCGACGCGGACCGGCTCATGTGGGCGTCCAATCGCGGCGAGCCCGGCCCGCGGGAGGTCGGCGAGGGCGTGCATTCGCTGTCGAACGCGTCGCTCGATACGCCGTGGCCCAAATCGGTTGCCGCCGCGGAAGCGGTGGGCGAGGTGCTGCGCGAATGGACCGGTCCCACAGCCGGTGGCGACGCGCTCGGAGGAGACGCCCGCGCGCCGGGAGATACTCCGCGCTGGGCGGCGCAGCTCCTTCAGCCGCTGCTCTCCCGCGAACGCGCCGCCCTGGGCGCGCTTCCCGACACCGGCGTGCCCATCACTTCCGAGTGGTTCCTGTCCGCGCCATTCGTGCGCATGCCCGGGTACGGGACCCGGTGCCAGACGGCCGTCGCCGTATCGAATTCCGGCGCGGTGTCCATTGTCGAGAGGCGGTTCGACTCGACCGGTTTCGCCACCGAAATCCGCGAGGCGAGAGTGGAGGCGCGATAAATCGGCAGGTGGAGGTGCAAAAATCGGACAGTTGTTGACACGTCACCAAAACGTGAGTAGGTTTATCCACATCGGCCCCACGAGGGTCGCCACAAATTACCGACGCAGATGCGTCTCCCGAACACACAGGAGAAAACCATGGCTGACTTTGAAGGGCTTTCCGCAGGTACCTGGAACCTCGACGCGATTCACTCGAACATCGGCTTCCGAGTTCGCCACATGATGGTCTCGAAGGTCAACGGCAACTTCACCGGCGCCGAAGGCACCATCGTCGTCGACGAGAACGGTTCGGCCAAGATCAACGCCACGATCGACGCCTCGACGATCAACACCAATAATGGCCAGCGCGACGAGCACATCCGCTCCTCGGACTTCTTCCACACGGCCGAGTACCCGACGATCGAGTTCACCTCGACCGAGATCAAGTCCTCCGGAGAGGACGCCGAGGTCACCGGCGATCTCACGATCCACGGCAACACCCGTCCGGTCACCCTCCGCGGTTCCTTCTTCGGTGTTAACTCGGGCAGCGGCAACGATGTCGCCGGCTTCGGGGCCGAGGGCAAGATCTCTCGCAAGGAGTTCGGCATCGATCTCGAAATGCCGCTCGAGGGCGGCGGAACGGTCATCGGCGATCAGATCACCATCATCCTCGACATCGAGGCAGTGAAGGCCTAATATCGCCGAACGCCGGTATCTCTCCGGCATGCACCTCATGAAGCGCCTGGTCCCCACCTGCGGGGCCGGGCGCTTTCGCGCGCGTACCGAAGCGCGGGAAGTAAAGTCGAACCCATGCCGAATACGCCGGAATTGCGCGCCGAAGTCGCCGGAGTGGTTGCAGTGGTCGACATCTCCCGCGAAGGCGAGACGGTCCGCCACGCGGTGTGGCACGTCGCCATCGCCCCTGACGACGCAGGTCCGCGCCTTCGCGGCGCCTGGGTCGTCGGCGAGGCGTCAGAGCTATCCGGGCTCATCCGCACGAGGCCTGTGTGGGCGCTGTCCGCCGACGCGGAATCCGCCGTGGCGGAAGAGGCGGACTTCCTGCTCGATGCTCCGGCCACCGACGCCGCCGTCGACGCCGCGATCGACGCTCTCGACACCGCCTTCGCCGAGGAAAAGAAGCGCACCGGCAACAACTGGGTCACGCCCGACTGGTCGGTGTCCGCTCGCCTTGCCGCCGAAGACAAGGACTCGGAGATCGACGGGAACCTCGACGACGAGCTTCGCCGCCGCGCGCTCTGGCACGCACGATCGCTGGAGAACGTGGCCATCGCGTGGGCGCAGTCCCAATCCCAGCGAACCTCTCGGCAGGGCAAGGCCGGCTCGCGAGACTTCCTGCTCGCCGAGGATCTCGGCGGACCGCATCCGGCGCCTCTGCCGCTCGCGGCGCGCTGACCAGAGCGCCGTAGCGGCGTTAATTACTCCACAGTCCAGGTATTCGTGCCGTTGAGTAGCGCTTGGAGGTCGCGGGTCTCCGCGTCCTTCGCCTGAGCGACCTGCTCGCGTGCCTGGTCATCGTAGGTCGGCCGCGTCACCTGCCGGATGATCCCGACGACCGTGTATTGCAGATCTTGCGAGCTCAGAGACGCGAGCGCTTGCGCGTAGCCGGGATCGTCGGCGTGGGCGTCGTGGACGATGATGTCCGCCTCGTCGACGTCGGCCGTCGCACGTACCGCGAGACCGAAGCCCTGCTGGACGACACACCACTGATCGTCGGTGCCGAAAAGAATCTTCTCTCCATGACGCACGTGGATCAGGTGGTCCGGAGCTTCCTCCTTGCGCAGCACGTCGAACGAGCCGTCGTTGAAGATCGGGCAGTCCTGCAGGATCTCCACGAACGCGGTGCCTCGGTGCAGGGCCGCAGCCATCAGCACCTCGGTGAGCACCGTCCGGTCGGAGTCGAGCGCCCTGGCGACGAAGCTTCCCTGCGCGCCGAGAGCCAGCGAGAGCGTGTTGAACGGGTGGTCGATCGAGCCCATCGGCGTCGACTTGGTCACCTTGCCCTCTTCGGACGTGGGAGAGTACTGCCCCTTGGTGAGACCGTAGATGCGGTTATTGAACATGAGCACGCGCATGTTCACGTTGCGCCGAAGAGCGTGGATCAGGTGGTTGCCGCCGATGGACAGCGCATCGCCATCGCCGGTGATGACCCATACCGACAGATCGGGGCGAGTCGTCGCCAGGCCGGAGGCAATTGTCGGTGCTCGGCCGTGGATGGAGTGCACACCGTAGGTCTCGAGGTAGTAGGGAAAGCGGCTCGAGCAGCCGATTCCCGAGATGAACGCGACGTTCTCACGCTTGATCCCGAGCTTCGGAAGCACCTGACGAACTGCCGCGAGAATGACGTAGTCGCCGCAGCCCGGGCACCAACGGACTTCTTGATCGCTGGTGAAGTCCTTCGGCTTCATCGTCTCGTCGGTTTTCGGCACGTCGGAGAGAGCGTCGAGCAGGTCGTGGCCGACCATGCTGTGTTGTTCGATAGTCATGGGCAGTGACCGTCCTGTTGTCGAAAAGGCGGGCGAGTTATGGGCTGGTGCGCTCGGCGCCGACGTAGTCGAATTCGGCGTCTCCGCCGTAGGCATTCGTCAGTCCCGGCCGGGGGGAGAGGTGGACCTGATCCCCGGTGGTGGTGACGACGTCCTGCAGCGCGCGCCGGTACTTCGCGTGTTCGGTATCGCGCAGAGTCCCCGCGAACTCTGCGTCGATGGCCTCGGCGAGTTCCTCGCCGGTAAACGCGAGTCCGCGCACCTTCGTCACCGGCTGGATATCACCGTCGAAGCGGGCCTTGAGCAACATCGACAGCTGCCCGAGGTTCATCTCCGGAACGATGATTCGCGTGTAGCCGGCCAGGACCTCCGAAAGGTTTCGCGGCATCGGGTTGATGTAGCGCAGGTGCGCGCGGGCGATGTTGTGTCCGCGTCCGCGGGCGGTCCGGATCGCCTCGCCGATCGGCCCGTACGACGAGCCCCAACCGATGATCAGCGTGTCCGCGCCATCTGGGTCGTCAACCTCGAGGTCGGGCACGTCGATACGCGCCACGCGCAGTGCGCGCACTCGGGTCATGAGCTCGTGGTTCGGACCGTGGTAGGAGATGTTGCCGGTGCCATTGGCCTTCTCCAGTCCGCCGATCCGGTGCTCGAGCCCCGCCTCGCCGGGGACCGCCCAGTTGCGCGCGAGCGTTTCCGGGTCGCGCGCGTAGGGCAGGTAGTCCCCGGCATCGTCGGTGTCGTCGGCCACCGAGATGTTCGGGTCGATTTCGGGAAGGTCCGCAGCGTCGGGAATCGCCCAGGGCTCCGACCCGTTCGCGATCGCGCCGTCGGAGAGCACGAGAACGGGAGTGCGGTAGGTGACGGCGATGCGTGCAGCCTCCCGTGCGACGTCGAAACAGTCGGAAGGAGACTGCGGTGCGAGAATCGCGACAGGCGATTCGCCATTGCGTCCGAACATGGCCTGGAGCAGATCGGACTGCTCGGTTTTCGTCGGCAGGCCGGTCGAAGGGCCCCCGCGCTGCACGTCGAAGATCACCAGCGGCAGCTCGGTCATCACCGCCAGCCCGAGCGCCTCGCTCTTCAGCGCGAGTCCCGGACCCGACGTCGTCGTCACTCCCAGCGCGCCGCCATAGGACGCTCCGATCGCCGTGCCGATGCCGGCGATCTCGTCCTCGGCCTGGAAGGTCGTGATGTCGAAACCCTTGAGCTTGGACAGCTCGTGGAGAATGTCCGAGGCGGGCGTGATCGGGTACGAACCGAGGAACACCGACATCTTCGCGCTCAGACCCGCCGAGGCGATGCCATAGGCGGTGGCCATATTGCCGGTGATCTGCCGGTACGTGCCCGCCGGGAGCTTCGCCGGCTCGACCTCGAACTCGGAAGCGAAGGCCTCTGTGGTCTCTCCGTAATTCCACCCGGCGCGAAGCGCGAGCAGATTCGCCTCGAGAATGAGCGGCTTCTTCGCGAACTTGCTGGTGAGAAAAGCCTCTACTCCGTCGACCTCGCGGCCGTACATCCACGTGAGCAGCCCCAGCGCGAACATGTTCTTCGAGCGCTCGGCATCCTTCTTGCCGATGTCCACGGTTTCGACGGCGCCGATCGTCAGCGACGACATCTCGACCTCGTGCAGCTGGTATTGCTCCATCTCCGGTGACGCGAGCGGGTCGCCCTCGTAGCCGACCTTCTTGAGGTTGCGCTTCGTGAACTCGTCGGAATTGACGATGACGATGCCTCCCTCGCGAAGGTCGCCCAGGTTCGCCTTGAGGGCCGCCGGGTTCATCGCCACGAGCACGTCCGGCCTGTCGCCGGCGGTGAGGATGTCGTAGTCGGCGATCTGGATCTGGAAGCTCGATACCCCGTGCAGCGTGCCCTGGGGGGCGCGGATCTCGGCGGGGAAGTTCGGCTGGGTGGCCAGGTCGTTGCCGAAAGAGGCAGCCTCGGAGGTGAACTGGTCGCCGGCGAGCTGCATGCCGTCGCCAGAATCGCCCGCGATGCGGATGACGACCTTGTCGAGCTTGGTCTTCGCTCCTGTACTCACCTGGCTGCCTCCCGAATCTGATCACGCCACAAGATGTGTGGCAGGCCACAACGGTAGCGCGAAACTGACACACGTTCTAGTTTTGTTCCACCGCCCTTGTGTTTCTCGCCTCCCGGGAGCGTCGTGTGGTCCATCCCCCTCGCTGCGTGGCAGCTGTGATTTGCACCTCGTATTCTAGCGCTCGCCACAAGAGCGAAGGCGTGCCGCGACGCAATTGTCGATGCGGAAGTTACGTGGAAAAGTCTCTCTGACCTCGCTGCTTTCCGCGCCTGCATGCTTGACTCCAGTCCCCGATGCCGATGGCGCGAGTGCCATGGTTACTCACATTCGCCGCCCGGAAAGCGGCACGGTATGACGCCGGGGCGTCCTGCCTCCCGGGCCTACGGGATCACGACGCGAGGCAGCGGGCGGGGGCGACGCGTGGAGGTGTTTTCGGACGTCCCGGCTCCGGCGCTCGGGTGGCAGCTGCGAAAGCATCGGTGATAGGTGTATTAGATAAGGACAGCTTGTCGAGCCACGAACGAGTGGGCGATGCAATACAGTGCTGTACTACTCTTCGGGAGACGAGAACGTCCCGATAATTCGCGGTGACCGTATATATAGGGGGAATGCCACGTGGCGACCAAGACGACGACAGACCGCGATCTCAAGCGTCTGGTCATCGTGGAGTCGGCCACGAAGGCGAAGAAGATTCAGCAGTACCTCGGCTCGAACTACATCGTCGAGGCCTCCGTCGGACACATTCGCGACCTCCCCGGCCGCGCCGCCGATGTTCCGGCTGCTTATAAGAAGGAGCCGTGGGCGCGCCTCGGCGTCAACCCGGACAACGACTTCGAGCCGATCTACGTCGTCGACTCGGACAAGTCGAAGAAGGTGACGGCGCTGCGCCGCGACCTCAAGGAGGTCGACGAGCTCCTCCTCGCGACAGACCCCGACCGCGAGGGCGAGGCGATCGCCTGGCACCTTCTGCAGGTGCTCAAGCCCAAGGTTCCCGTGCGCCGCATGGTGTTCCACGAGATCACCGAGCCCGCGATCCGCGAGGCCGTCGAGAACACCCGCGAGCTCGACCAGGACCTCGTCGACGCGCAAGAGACCCGTCGCATCCTCGACCGCCTCTACGGCTACGAGGTCTCGCCGGTGCTGTGGAAGAAAATCCAGCGCGGGCTGTCGGCGGGCCGCGTGCAGTCCGTCGCGACGCGGATCATCGTCGAGCGCGAACGCGAGCGCATGGCGTTCATCTCCGCCGGCTACTGGGATATCGAGGCCGAGGTCAGCGGCGAGGACTCGGTGAGTGGCACG
It encodes the following:
- a CDS encoding DUF4244 domain-containing protein, which encodes MSRAITRRAILAVTGDDGMSTTEYAIGTLSAAAFAALLYVIVSGDTVSGALEDLFERALNTSVG
- a CDS encoding TadE family type IV pilus minor pilin, whose translation is MVTTEAAIALGSVVAVLTMAVGGFAALLTQIAAVDAAREAARVAAVSGVDAGADAGVASLGAKPGEVTVDFNGTSMTAIVRVDAPGLPNWAGIELSAEAVSRAEMGVGG
- a CDS encoding Rv3654c family TadE-like protein is translated as MRREPATRDAGVMTTWAAIACAALLIAFVGLAHIGAAVVARHRAQSAADLAALAGATALRDGFSACDAGGELATRNGGVLAECREEGGGDVYIEVEVPVLSASATACARAGPWEGPTG
- a CDS encoding YdhK family protein encodes the protein MRSIRVLSTVAAAILAVGALSACSADESVDEHAGHHGTEETPAHADGHADHSSGGEHDHAEMDMDHEHSPDGGPAPEGIEPASEPQYPVGSQVILHTDHMPGMDGASATITGAFTTTTYAVDYTPTDGGAPVKDHKWVVQEELVDPPAAPVADGAAVTIGADHMSGMQGAEGTVAGSTEETVYMVDFEMDGKEMTNHKWVVESEISPA
- a CDS encoding DEAD/DEAH box helicase, yielding MTPPALPHQDEHTPGSAGGAAPTFGRELLDDVLRVATPRHTDPVTFVADLPPQTSTFGEWPEWVLPSLRDHLTAAGLSLPYAHQVAVAEKAHAGEHVVVSTGTASGKSLGYQLPALSDLARSPRSTVLYLAPTKALGGDQLESLVSLVDAVPELRDIAPSTYDGDTPTEARRFIRERSRWIVTNPDMLHLSILGRHGSWTRLLRNLTYVIVDECHSYRGVFGSNVALILRRLDRLARSLGASPTFVLASATTSDPAEAASRLVGHSVSAVTDDGSPQGGRTVALWEPGLVPGSLGEGGAPVRRAAASDAARIMAALLRQGAHTITFVRSRAGAESLALRTKEMLGDAARPPAPDDPWGSEPLDLGLTAAESTELAGKVAAYRAGYLASERRALEKALGDGTLMGVASTSALELGVDISGLDAVISAGFPGTRASFWQQAGRAGRRGQGSLVVLVARDDPLDTYLVHHPEALLGKPVEATVTDPANPVLLDGQLRCAVSEYPMTHAEAEAWDAVGVLESLAERGLVRRRRAGWYPGVDEGDPHPEVDIRGTGGAQVTIVDGSDGRILGSIDTGRARTQVHPGALYLHMGESFVVDELDLVDNVAIVRPEDPEWTTSAREKVSLDLIDELETLDAGPVQASFCEVEVTTQVVEFERRDRYGQILEVAPLDLPPQTLVTKAVMYTVTPKLLRTAGIEEADVPGSLHAAEHAAIGLLPLVATCDRWDIGGLSTDLHPDTGLPTVFVYDGYAGGAGFAERGFRRLAMWLAATREAISSCECESGCPSCVQSPKCGNGNNPLDKAGAVRLLEEVVGCLRDAVPD
- a CDS encoding cold-shock protein produces the protein MAQGTVKWFNAEKGYGFIAPEDGSADVFVHYSEIQGNGFRTLEENQSVEFEIGTGQKGPQAMGVRAL
- a CDS encoding NRDE family protein, with the translated sequence MCLIVVARHVHPRFPLVVAANRDEVFERDAAGLDRWSEAQFAEGIGATLPSSTNGVPQPMTPEGLVAGRDRTAGGTWLAVAAGGRFSAVTNVRDASAPPTALSRGRLPLLGVAGEMPADLAPYGPANVLWGDADRLMWASNRGEPGPREVGEGVHSLSNASLDTPWPKSVAAAEAVGEVLREWTGPTAGGDALGGDARAPGDTPRWAAQLLQPLLSRERAALGALPDTGVPITSEWFLSAPFVRMPGYGTRCQTAVAVSNSGAVSIVERRFDSTGFATEIREARVEAR
- a CDS encoding YceI family protein translates to MADFEGLSAGTWNLDAIHSNIGFRVRHMMVSKVNGNFTGAEGTIVVDENGSAKINATIDASTINTNNGQRDEHIRSSDFFHTAEYPTIEFTSTEIKSSGEDAEVTGDLTIHGNTRPVTLRGSFFGVNSGSGNDVAGFGAEGKISRKEFGIDLEMPLEGGGTVIGDQITIILDIEAVKA
- a CDS encoding 2-oxoacid:ferredoxin oxidoreductase subunit beta, producing the protein MTIEQHSMVGHDLLDALSDVPKTDETMKPKDFTSDQEVRWCPGCGDYVILAAVRQVLPKLGIKRENVAFISGIGCSSRFPYYLETYGVHSIHGRAPTIASGLATTRPDLSVWVITGDGDALSIGGNHLIHALRRNVNMRVLMFNNRIYGLTKGQYSPTSEEGKVTKSTPMGSIDHPFNTLSLALGAQGSFVARALDSDRTVLTEVLMAAALHRGTAFVEILQDCPIFNDGSFDVLRKEEAPDHLIHVRHGEKILFGTDDQWCVVQQGFGLAVRATADVDEADIIVHDAHADDPGYAQALASLSSQDLQYTVVGIIRQVTRPTYDDQAREQVAQAKDAETRDLQALLNGTNTWTVE
- a CDS encoding 2-oxoacid:acceptor oxidoreductase subunit alpha, whose product is MSTGAKTKLDKVVIRIAGDSGDGMQLAGDQFTSEAASFGNDLATQPNFPAEIRAPQGTLHGVSSFQIQIADYDILTAGDRPDVLVAMNPAALKANLGDLREGGIVIVNSDEFTKRNLKKVGYEGDPLASPEMEQYQLHEVEMSSLTIGAVETVDIGKKDAERSKNMFALGLLTWMYGREVDGVEAFLTSKFAKKPLILEANLLALRAGWNYGETTEAFASEFEVEPAKLPAGTYRQITGNMATAYGIASAGLSAKMSVFLGSYPITPASDILHELSKLKGFDITTFQAEDEIAGIGTAIGASYGGALGVTTTSGPGLALKSEALGLAVMTELPLVIFDVQRGGPSTGLPTKTEQSDLLQAMFGRNGESPVAILAPQSPSDCFDVAREAARIAVTYRTPVLVLSDGAIANGSEPWAIPDAADLPEIDPNISVADDTDDAGDYLPYARDPETLARNWAVPGEAGLEHRIGGLEKANGTGNISYHGPNHELMTRVRALRVARIDVPDLEVDDPDGADTLIIGWGSSYGPIGEAIRTARGRGHNIARAHLRYINPMPRNLSEVLAGYTRIIVPEMNLGQLSMLLKARFDGDIQPVTKVRGLAFTGEELAEAIDAEFAGTLRDTEHAKYRRALQDVVTTTGDQVHLSPRPGLTNAYGGDAEFDYVGAERTSP